Proteins encoded within one genomic window of Brassica rapa cultivar Chiifu-401-42 chromosome A09, CAAS_Brap_v3.01, whole genome shotgun sequence:
- the LOC103839114 gene encoding F-box protein At2g38590-like: MTIVLMNYDLYLMRVVLLDNEDPTIECKGKLKKQIKISKVFHCDGLLLCVLEDDDAKVVVWNPYWGQTRSVESRYSHRPHGWDRFTYTLGYEDNSSSRSYKFLRFIEKYDNAPRNQFSLYEIYDFESSSWKTLDVTPHWRILLGQHGVSLKGNTYWPPSERNMEEDVLDHHVICLQARVLVLFCASHLTLEIMTT, translated from the coding sequence ATGACAATCGTACTGATGAATTACGATTTGTATCTCATGAGGGTCGTTCTCCTGGACAATGAAGATCCAACCATAGAGTGTAAAGGTAAacttaaaaaacaaattaagatATCTAAAGTTTTCCACTGTGACGGTTTATTGTTATGCGTCTTGGAAGATGATGATGCCAAAGTTGTCGTTTGGAATCCGTATTGGGGTCAAACAAGGTCGGTCGAATCTAGATATTCTCACCGTCCACATGGATGGGACAGGTTTACTTACACTCTAGGATACGAGGATAACAGCTCTAGTCGTAGCTACAAATTCTTGAGGTTTATAGAAAAGTATGACAACGCACCTAGAAACCAGTTTTCACTGTATGAGATTTACGATTTCGAATCTAGTTCATGGAAAACTCTTGATGTAACTCCACACTGGCGTATACTACTTGGTCAGCACGGCGTGTCTCTCAAGGGAAACACTTACTGGCCTCCTTCAGAAAGGAACATGGAAGAAGACGTGCTTGACCATCACGTAATCTGTTTGCAAGCGAGAGTTTTGGTCCTCTTCTGCGCCTCCCATTTGACGCTGGAGATAATGACTACATGA
- the LOC117128393 gene encoding inositol hexakisphosphate and diphosphoinositol-pentakisphosphate kinase VIP1-like: MQAEELSRFFRYNMYPGEGTGLLRLHSTYRHDLKIYSSDEGRVHMSAAAFAKGLLDLEGQLRQSWFSLLNIILLVLNLQCHHVFTNNVFLSFLLLKVSLVSKDSSMLDGLDTTSIEMEAAKVCPIT, encoded by the exons ATGCAGGCAGAAGAGCTTAGTAGATTCTTCCGATACAATATGTATCCAG gtgaaGGGACTGGTTTGCTTCGTCTCCATAGTACATACCGTCATGACCTTAAAATTTACAGCTCTGACGAGGGACGTGTTCAC ATGTCTGCAGCTGCTTTTGCTAAAGGCCTGCTTGACCTAGAAGGACAGCTGCGCCAATCTTGGTTTTCCCTTCTTAATATTATATTGTTGGTGCTTAATTTGCAATGTCATCATGTGTTTACTAATAatgtctttttatctttcttgctTCTCAAGGTTTCTTTGGTTAGCAAGGACTCTTCTATGTTAGATGGTCTTGATACTACCAGCATTGAAATGGAAGCTGCCAAAGTTTGTCCCATTACTTGA
- the LOC103839059 gene encoding 3-oxoacyl-[acyl-carrier-protein] reductase 1, chloroplastic, with product MATTVAATKLTSLKAVKKLGFREIRQVRQWSPLQSAMPHFGMLRCGSPQSFATSTVVKAQATAVEQSTGEAVPKVESPVVVVTGASRGIGKAIALSLGKAGCKVLVNYARSAKEAEEVSKQIEAYGGQAITFGGDVSKEADVEAMMKTAIDAWGTIDVVVNNAGITRDTLLIRMKKSQWDEVIDLNLTGVFLCTQAATKIMMKKRKGRIINIASVVGLIGNIGQANYAAAKAGVIGFSKTAAREGASRNINVNVVCPGFIASDMTAKLGEDMEKKILGTIPLGRYGQPEDVAGLVEFLALSPAASYITGQAFTIDGGIAI from the exons ATGGCAACCACAGTCGCAGCAACGAAGCTCACCTCCTTGAAAGCCGTCAAGAAGCTCGGGTTCCGTGAGATCCGCCAGGTCCGTCAATGGTCTCCGCTTCAGTCCGCCATGCCTCATTTCGGAATGCTCCGATGCGGATCGCCACAGTCATTCGCAACCTCCACGG TTGTGAAAGCTCAGGCGACAGCTGTTGAGCAATCGACAGGGGAAGCTGTTCCGAAAGTGGAGTCTCCGGTGGTCGTTGTGACTGGTGCTTCGAGAGGGATTGGTAAAGCTATTGCTCTTTCCTTGGGCAAAGCTGGCTGCAAG GTGTTGGTGAACTATGCAAGGTCAGCAAAGGAGGCTGAGGAAGTTTCTAAACAG ATTGAAGCATATGGAGGCCAGGCTATTACTTTTGGGGGTGATGTCTCCAAAGAGGCTGATGTGGAAGCCATGATGAAAACC GCTATTGATGCATGGGGAACCATTGATGTCGTCGTCAACAATGCAG GAATCACTCGGGATACCTTGTTGATTCGCATGAAGAAGTCCCAATGGGATGAAGTGATTGATTTGAATCTCACTGGAGTGTTTCTCTGTACACAG GCAGCAACAAAGAtcatgatgaagaagagaaag GGAAGAATCATCAACATAGCGTCAGTTGTTGGTCTCATTGGTAATATTGGCCAAGCAAACTACGCTGCTGCTAAAGCTGGAGTTATTGGGTTTTCCAAGACTGCCGCCAGAGAGGGTGCGAGCAGGAATATAAAT GTCAATGTGGTTTGCCCTGGATTCATAGCATCTGACATGACTGCCAAGCTTGGAGAAGACATGGAAAAGAAAATCTTGGGAACAATTCCATTAG GACGATATGGACAACCTGAAGATGTGGCTGGCTTGGTAGAATTCTTGGCTCTCAGTCCTGCAGCCAGTTACATCACCGGACAG GCATTCACCATTGATGGAGGTATTGCCATCTAG
- the LOC103839060 gene encoding lysine histidine transporter 2-like, whose amino-acid sequence MGNNETSASETAAAKQKKVDDWLPITSSRNAKWWYSAFHNVTAMVGAGVLSLPYAMSNLGWGPGVTLMIMSWVITLYTLWQMVEMHEIVPGKRFDRYHELGQEAFGEKLGLWIIVPQQLIVEVGVDIVYMVTGGKSLQKVHELLCSDCKDIKTTYWIMIFASIHFVISHLPNFNSMSVISLAAAVMSLTYSTIAWTASVHKGVRPDVDYSSRASTSAGNVFNFLNALGDVAFAYAGHNVVLEIQATIPSTPEVPSKVPMFRGVVVAYIIVAICYFPVAFLGYWIFGNSVDDNILMTLEKPVWLIAMANLFVVIHVIGSYQIFAMPVFDMLETVLVKKMNFDPSFKLRFITRSLYVAFTMSIAICIPFFGGLLGFFGGFAFAPTTYYLPCIIWLILKKPKKFSLSWIINWFCIIIGVILTVMAPIGGLRTIIVNASTYEFFS is encoded by the exons ATGGGGAATAACGAAACGTCAGCGAGTGAGACTGCCGCGGCTAAGCAGAAGAAAGTCGACGATTGGTTACCGATCACATCCTCAAGAAACGCCAAGTGGTGGTACTCTGCGTTTCACAATGTTACTGCCATGGTTGGTGCTGGTGTTCTCAGCTTGCCCTACGCCATGTCCAATCTCGGATG GGGACCTGGCGTGACGTTGATGATAATGTCATGGGTGATAACTTTGTACACACTGTGGCAAATGGTGGAGATGCACGAGATTGTACCTGGGAAGAGGTTTGATAGATATCACGAGCTAGGTCAAGAAGCTTTTGGTGAAAAGCTTGGCCTTTGGATCATTGTGCCTCAGCAACTCATCGTGGAGGTCGGTGTAGACATTGTTTATATGGTCACTGGAGGGAAATCTCTACAGAAAGTCCATGAACTCCTCTGCTCTGATTGCAAAGACATCAAAACTACATATTGGATCATGATCTTTGCGTCTATCCACTTCGTTATCTCTCACCTACCAAACTTTAACTCCATGTCCGTCATCTCACTCGCCGCTGCCGTTATGTCCTTAAC TTACTCAACTATCGCGTGGACTGCATCAGTGCACAAAGGGGTTCGTCCAGATGTAGACTACTCGTCTAGAGCCTCGACAAGTGCTGGAAATGTATTCAACTTCTTGAACGCGTTGGGAGATGTGGCTTTTGCCTACGCAGGTCACAACGTCGTTTTGGAGATTCAAGCCACCATCCCTTCGACTCCGGAGGTGCCATCCAAGGTTCCAATGTTTAGAGGAGTCGTTGTAGCCTACATCATAGTAGCCATTTGCTACTTTCCTGTAGCGTTCCTAGGGTACTGGATCTTTGGGAACAGCGTTGATGACAACATTCTAATGACTTTGGAGAAGCCTGTATGGCTTATCGCAATGGCTAACTTATTTGTGGTCATCCACGTTATTGGAAGCTATCAG ATTTTTGCAATGCCGGTTTTTGACATGCTTGAAACCGTTTTGGTCAAGAAGATGAATTTCGATCCATCCTTCAAACTCCGCTTCATCACTCGCAGTCTTTATGTTG CTTTCACTATGTCCATTGCGATATGTATCCCGTTTTTTGGTGGACTACTCGGCTTCTTTGGAGGATTTGCCTTTGCACCAACAACTTACTAC CTTCCATGCATTATTTGGCTCATTCTCAAGAAACCAAAGAAGTTTAGTCTATCATGGATAATCAACTGG TTTTGCATTATAATAGGAGTTATTTTGACGGTCATGGCTCCCATTGGTGGCCTCAGAACTATTATTGTTAACGCAAGCACCTACGAGTTCTTCTCTTAG
- the LOC103839061 gene encoding uncharacterized protein LOC103839061 has translation MDSGLSWADQWDYNSDPPPNSSKDDDKKKKKKEDASKSSLGKAFKWVKELRKKSDK, from the coding sequence ATGGATTCGGGACTATCTTGGGCTGATCAATGGGATTACAACTCTGATCCTCCTCCAAATTCATCTAAAGACGacgataagaagaagaaaaagaaggaagaCGCAAGCAAAAGCAGTTTGGGAAAGGCCTTCAAATGGGTGAAAGAACTTCGCAAGAAATCTgataagtaa
- the LOC103839062 gene encoding BAHD acyltransferase At5g47980 — protein MENKVEISSREVIKPSSPTPNDKRILRLSLLDILSSPMYTGALLFYAADPQNLLGSSSEGTSLKLKKSLSKTLPIFYPLAGRITGSFIECNDEGAVFIEARVDHLLSEFLKCPVPESLEPLIPVEALSREAVTWPVLLIQANFFSCGGLVITICVSHKITDATSLAMFIRGWAETARGLGITMTPSFTASKFFPLPPDELSLKPMDNKVEVEEMKCVTKRFVFDALNIKKLRDKASSNLVKNPTRVEAVTALFWKCATKASRLSSSTTRTSVLLIPVRIRGKVDSLPENTIGNMLSIMILKNQQGMIDGIQDVVSELRKTKENFSLSCKEMSSSRVLECLAEIEKVYARGNEMDLWMSNSWCKLGVYEADFGWGKPVWVTGRGTSSFKNFMLLIDAKDGDGIEAWITLMDKHMSLFECDEELLESASLNPPVLI, from the coding sequence ATGGAGAACAAAGTTGAGATCTCATCAAGAGAAGTAATCAAACCGTCTTCTCCAACTCCAAATGATAAGAGAATTCTCCGTCTCTCTCTTCTTGATATCCTCAGCTCACCCATGTACACAGGTGCACTTCTCTTTTACGCTGCAGACCCGCAAAACCTTCTTGGTTCTTCATCAGAAGGAACATCCTTGAAGCTCAAGAAATCTCTGTCTAAAACATTACCAATCTTCTACCCTCTTGCCGGAAGAATCACTGGAAGTTTCATCGAATGTAATGATGAAGGAGCTGTGTTTATAGAAGCTAGGGTGGACCATCTTCTCTCGGAGTTCCTCAAGTGCCCTGTTCCTGAATCACTGGAGCCACTCATTCCCGTCGAAGCTTTATCAAGAGAAGCAGTTACATGGCCTGTGTTGCTAATCCAGGCCAACTTCTTCAGCTGTGGAGGATTAGTTATCACAATCTGCGTTTCTCATAAGATCACTGATGCAACATCTTTAGCAATGTTCATCAGAGGATGGGCTGAGACAGCAAGAGGTTTAGGGATTACAATGACTCCTAGTTTCACCGCTTCAAAGTTCTTTCCTCTACCTCCTGATGAGCTTTCCTTAAAACCGATGGATAATAAAGTCGAGGTTGAAGAAATGAAATGTGTAACAAAGAGGTTTGTGTTTGATGCCTTAAATATCAAGAAACTTAGAGACAAAGCTTCAAGCAACCTTGTCAAGAATCCAACTCGTGTTGAAGCGGTTACAGCTCTTTTCTGGAAATGTGCAACTAAGGCTTCTAGATTGAGTTCTTCAACAACAAGAACTTCTGTGCTGCTGATTCCAGTGCGTATACGAGGGAAGGTAGATTCTTTGCCTGAGAACACAATTGGGAACATGCTTTCCATCATGATACTCAAGAACCAACAAGGTATGATAGATGGGATTCAAGATGTGGTTAGTGAGTTAAGGAAAACAAAGGAAAACTTCAGCTTAAGTTGCAAGGAAATGTCGTCGTCGAGAGTTCTTGAATGTTTGGCAGAAATTGAGAAAGTATATGCAAGAGGTAACGAGATGGACTTGTGGATGAGTAATAGCTGGTGTAAACTTGGAGTGTATGAGGCTGATTTTGGATGGGGAAAGCCGGTTTGGGTGACCGGAAGAGGCACTTCCAGTTTCAAGAACTTTATGTTGTTGATTGATGCTAAAGATGGAGATGGAATTGAAGCTTGGATCACTCTTATGGATAAGCACATGTCGCTTTTCGAATGCGATGAGGAGCTTCTTGAATCAGCTTCCTTGAATCCCCCTGTTTTGATCTAG
- the LOC103839063 gene encoding E3 ubiquitin-protein ligase AIRP2 — MYYQLTKSSYMDSLKILEADIEHANGLAAEIPMGKSGVRLQMKLVCSNLAPFFIFLLQWMDFSCLLPRYFDFFHILIYKVRSDGRWNLSRYGRKATIREFYGVILPSLERLHINFSDLPGDSLWYPNPKAITKKNYDTEGNRFIMTNNVDSEREEECGICLEPCTKMVLPNCCHAMCIKCYRNWNTKSESCPFCRGSIKRVNSEDLWVLTCDEDVVDPETVTKEDLLRFYLHINSLPKDYPEAVFLGYNEYLI, encoded by the exons ATGTATTATCAGTTGACAAAGTCTTCTTACATGGACTCTTTGAAGATTCTTGAGGCTGACATCGAGCACGCCAATGGACT GGCTGCTGAGATTCCAATGGGAAAGAGCGGTGTGCGACTTCAGATGAAGTTGGTCTGCAGCAATTTGGCTCCTTTCTTCATATTCCTGCTTCAATGGATGGACTTCTCTTGTCTGCTTCCAAGATACTTTGATTTCTTCCACATACTTATTTACAAG GTACGTTCTGATGGGCGTTGGAATCTATCCAGGTACGGAAGGAAAGCTACAATCAGAGAGTTCTACG GTGTTATATTACCATCACTCGAGCGTCTTCATATCAACTTCTCCGACTTACCAGGCGACAGCTTATGGTATCCCAATCCAAAAGCCATCACCAAGAAGAATTACGACACTGAAGGCAACAGATTCATCATGACCAACAACGTTGACTCAGAAAGAGAAGAGGAATGCGGGATCTGCTTAGAGCCCTGCACCAAAATGGTGTTACCTAACTGTTGTCACGCCATGTGCATCAAATGTTACCGCAACTGGAACACAAAATCTGAGTCATGCCCGTTTTGTAGAGGCAGCATCAAGAGAGTAAACTCGGAGGATCTGTGGGTGCTGACGTGTGATGAAGATGTGGTGGATCCTGAGACGGTCACTAAAGAGGATTTGCTACGGTTCTATCTCCATATCAATAGCCTCCCTAAAGATTATCCGGAAGCTGTATTCTTAGGCTACAACGAGTACTTGATATGA
- the LOC103839064 gene encoding protein NUCLEAR FUSION DEFECTIVE 2 — translation MVMVRAANARIKPFSSPFATNLATLQSQIGYNFTNINLLRRAMTHASFSQENNKALSIFGFHLIETSVSLQLLSKDIDTSSKALTRLIAEVSNVESSCALDGNRLGLERVIRVSPKTDASNSGIVCGGFRAIFGAVATDSGTVDEAIKVFWKVHGAGAARLVSVL, via the exons ATGGTGATG GTTCGCGCAGCCAATGCCAGGATCAAACCATTCTCCTCGCCTTTCGCTACTAATCTCGCAACGCTGCAATCTCAAATTGG CTACAACTTCACCAACATCAACCTCCTTCGCCGTGCCATGACTCATGCTTCCTTCTCTCAAGAGAACAACAAAGCCCTCAGTATCTTTGGATTCCATCTCATTGAAACCTCTGTTTCCCTTCAGCTTCTCTCCAAAGATATCGATACCTCCTCCAAAGCCTTGACCCGTTTGATAGCAGAGGTTTCAAATGTGGAATCCTCGTGTGCTCTTGATGGGAACCGGTTGGGTTTGGAGAGGGTTATCAGGGTTTCTCCCAAGACTGATGCGTCCAACTCGGGGATCGTTTGTGGTGGGTTCAGGGCAATCTTTGGAGCTGTTGCTACTGATTCTGGAACGGTTGATGAGGCTATTAAGGTTTTCTGGAAAGTACATGGAGCTGGAGCTGCAAGACTTGTGTCTGTGCTGTAA